The sequence below is a genomic window from Nitrobacter winogradskyi Nb-255.
CCTGCGCAACGACAATTCCGGCCTCACGGTCGATCTCACCAATCCCGATATCTATGACGGCGACCGGATCGTATTTCATAAGGATACGATCCATATCGTGCGCACGACCTTTCTCTGGCGGGGAACGGCGTATCAGAGGATCGGTTTGCAGAATCACGGCGAGCAGACTGCAAGCATCGCCCTCTCCCTCCGATTCGACAATGATTTCGCCGACCTGTTCGAGGTTCGGGGCGAGCGCCGCGAGCGTCGCGGGACAGGCGCCAGCGAATTGGCAGATCCCGCCACCGTCGTTCTGTCCTACACTGGTGTCGACGACATCGTTCGGACCTCGCGCCTGCATTTCGCGCCACGGCCGACGCGGCTGACGGTCAACAGCGCGGTCTATCAGATCGATCTTCCCCCGCAGCAGACCACCGAAATCTTTCTCACCGTGTCCTGCAACAAGCCGGAGACGGAGAGGCCGGTTGCGTTCTACCGGGGCTTGCTGGCGCATCACCGTGAGATGCGGCGCGCCTGGTCTCATACGACGAGTATCGAAACCTCGAACGACGTCTTCAACGAGGTGTTGTGCCAGTCGATGGCCGATCTGAATATCCTGATGACGCAGACGCCGCAGGGCCGCTATCCCTATGCCGGGATCCCCTGGTACTCGACCACGTTCGGGCGCGACGGCCTCATCACGGCCTTGCAGATGTTGTGGATCGACCCCGGCATCGCGCGCGGCGTTCTCCGGAGGCTTGCGGCCTTTCAGGCGAAAACCGTCGATCCTCTCGCGGATGCCGAGCCGGGAAAAATCCTTCACGAAATGCGCGGCGGCGAAATGGCGGCGCTGCGCGAAGTGCCTTTCGAACGCTACTACGGCAGCGTCGATTCCACGCCGCTGTTCGTGCTGCTCGCAGGGCTTTACGTCGAACGTACGGGCGACGAGTCGATCCTGAAAGAGCTATGGCCGGCGATCGAGGCCGCGCTCGGCTGGATCGATGGCCCCGGCGATCCGGATGGCGACGGCTTTGTCGAATATCGGCGCGCATCCGAGCAGGGGCTCGCCAATCAAGGCTGGAAGGACTCGTTCGACGCCATCTTCCATGCCGATGGCACGCTTGCCGAGGGCAATATCGCGCTTGCGGAGGTGCAAGGTTACGTCTTCGCCGCCAAGCGGGCGGCGGCGCGGTGCGCGCGCGCGCTAGGCCTGACCGATCGGGCCGGTGAACTGGATCGCGCCGCGGAGCGTCTGGCGCGCCGGTTCGAGGAGACGTTCTGGTTGCCGGATCTGGGGACCTACGCGCTGGCGCTGGACGGGGAAAAACGTCCCTGCCAAGTGCGGACGTCGAACGCCGGGCAATTGCTGTTCACCGGCATGGTCCGTGAAGATCGGGCGCGCCTGGTCGCCGCCGATCTGATGCGGCCTGCTTTCTTCACCGGATGGGGAATCCGCACCGTTGCTCTTGGGGAAGCGCGCTACAATCCGATGTCCTATCACAACGGCTCGATCTGGCCGCACGACAACGCGCTGATCGCGCTCGGGCTCGGGCGGTATGGCCTCAAGCACTCGGTGGAGCAGGTTTTCAAGGGGCTGTTCGATGCCGCTTCCTATATGGATTTGCGGCGGCTGCCGGAGCTGTTCTGCGGCTTCCGGCGTGAACCGCGGCGTGGGCCGACGCTTTATCCCGTCGCCTGTCTGCCGCAGGCATGGGCGAGCGCAACGCCGTTCACGCTGCTGGAAGCGGCGCTGGGCCTGGAGTTCGACCCCGCAAGGAGCGAGATCAGGCTGCGCAATCCACGGCTCCCGGCATTTCTCAACGAGATGATCCTGCGGCGTCTGCATCTTGGCGAATCCACCGTTGATCTGCGTCTGCGCCGGCATGATGAGGACGTGTCGGTTGAGGTGCTGCGGACGCAAGGCCACGTCCAGGTATCGATGGTGCTGTCCCGTTAGGGCATGATCCAGACCCGAAGAGCCGCTTCAGCGCAAAGTGGAAACCGGTTTTCGGATAAGATCATGCTCAAGGAAAAAGATAAGCGACGAGTCCCGTTCAACGCAGTTGAAACAGACTCTATAGCGTTTTCTTCACGCGAACCGGTGTTCATCCTCGTGACAAGCCCGAGGACATGCTTCGCTCGAAAACGCTATAGATAGGACGGTCATGGGCCGCGTCTCTCAAGCTCCTTGATCCGCGCCTCGTATTCTTCGGCAAGCTTGAGCAGGCGCTTTTCGGTGAACGGATCGGTTCCCTTTGCGAGGCGGCGGCAGCGTTCTGCCTGTTGCTTCAGAAACTCGATATCCATGACGTCATCAGCGTTATGAATTTCGTGGGATCAGTCGGCCTCAATGTTCGCGATCACAGCCGGCCGGAGAGCGGAACGAGACGGAGGCTCTGCATGAGCGCGTATGCCTAACCCGCGTCGGAGTCTTGCGTTCCTCGATCTTGCACAAGTAACCGCCCCATGCCTCGATGGCGGATCGGTCAGGGAGAGGAGGAGGCTGCTCCTGGAGCCTTTTCGCTTCTGACGGGATAAGAAGCGAGGCTCTCAGATCTTGGTTTAACGCGTTTTCTTCACGCGAACCGGTGTTCATCCTCGGGACAAGCCCGAGGATACGCTTCGCTCGAAAACGCTCTTAAAACTCCCCGCGCAGCCGTCCGGAGAACACATGCACAGGACCACGATCGGCGTTATAGCCAGGGTTCGTGATGAACTGATAGTCCGCCGTCAGGGTGACCCACCGGTTCAGCGCAAAGGCATAATACGTCTCCAGTATGCGCTCGCGGCGATAGTTGAGCCGGCCGTCGCCGATCAGAACGCTGAGGCCGCCGGCGGCGATGAAGTCGCGATGATCGCGTGACAGCGCGTTGATCGCGCCGCCGATGCCGATCGTATCCTCCGGCCGGCCCCAGCCTGTTCCCTTGATCGAGGTCCCGAGCGAGAGGCTGGCGTCGATGTCGGTGAACGCCATGATCTCGGTCCGGCCGTCATTCCAGCTCCAGCGGCCGAATAGCCCGATGTCGTCGGTGACGGCCTGCTCGACGTTGATGGCGTATCCGTACTTGATCCGGCCCATGCGGGTCCGCGAGATATCGAGATTGGCGGGATCGTTCAGCGCTTCACGATAGCTGCCCATGAAGGCGCTGTTGAGCCAGCCGAGGGAGCGGAGCCTGCCGGGCCGGCCGAACAGAGAGAAGCGTGTCTCCAGTTCCACCACATACTCGCCGCGCCGGAACACCTGGGTGTCGAAACTGTCGGCGTTCGATTCCGAATTCATCAGGAAATAGCCGCCGCGCAGCGCCCACTGTTTCTGATTGAGTTCGGCAGTCACGCCGTAGGTCAACCCGAGCCTGTCGGCGGCATAGTCGAAGGCGCCCGGCGCCCACAGTGACCAATTCATGAAATCAGCGCGGGTGTCCTTGGCATAAACGTTGCCGTCGAACATGTCGATGACCGCCATCTTGCCGGCTTGCAACGTCAGTCGCGAGATATCGGCCTTGCCCGCGATCTGCCCCGGATCGCTTGCCAGGTCTTCCTGCTCTCCGCCGAAACCGAAGGTCTGGCGCACGAACAGCCGCGAGGTGTTGTAGCGCGGATAGGGGAAGTTGGATTTTTGCGCCTCGCCGCTCGGAAAGCCCGCGACGCCGACGGTGTCGCTGAGGCCGAAACCCTGAAGCAGTTCGGGATTGTAGTAGACTTCACCGCCGTCCCAGAGGCGTGCGTTCAGAAACAGCGCGTTGCTCCACGTCGCCTGATGCTGTGCGGCCGGGCTCAGGCTGTTGGGGCCGCTGTAGGGCGCGCGGAAGGACGGATACCCCTGTCCGAGATAGACGGTCTGGCCGTGAACCTCCCAGCGGTCGGATTCCAGGCCGGCCGGCGGCTCCGCCGGGCCCGTGCCCGGCAATGATCCGCCGAGCCTGCGGTTGAGGCCGACGCGGATCGATTGAAAGTTCATGGTCGCGGCATATTGCGCGGCCGACGGAAACTGAACGCCCGTTCCCTCGAATTGATAGTGGAGGTATTCAAGCCGCGCGCTCCAGTATGGCGCGAAGGCGTATTCAAGCCCCGCGCCGGCGACCCAGCCGAAGCGGGCATCCAGCATCTTCTCCTGATCGCCCGAGGGAAGATCGTTCAGATAGCGGTCGCCGGCGAAGGCGAGGCCGCCGGTGGCGTAGGCAAGCCAGGGACCCGCGGCATAGCCGAACCGCGCGCGCGCCGTTCCGATGAAATCCCATTGGTGCGTGATGTCGGAACGCGCTGTCGCGAGCCCTGAGACGAACGAATTGGACTCGATGTAGCTCGGAAACGAGACGTCGGCTTCAAGGCCGAGCAGCAGCCCCGACGGCAGCCGGACATTGTAGCCGGCCTGAATGCCGCCGATCAGTCCGCCGAACACGTTGCGGCCGGCGGCCGGTGCGGGATCGAAGAGTGTCGCGGCCGATCGGCCGCCACCAAATCCGGCGTGGCCGCCGACATAAAAGCCGGACCAGTCGATGGCGGTCAGGGGGCGCGCTTTCCTGACCGCGGGAAAGTCCGCCGCCTGCGCGAACCCGTTCTGCGCCAGCAGGCTCGCCGCAAGGCCGGCGAGGGCGCATGTCGCCCGCTTCAACGCCTGCGCCGGCTGGATTTGCCGAGGCCTGTTTGATCGAATCCCTTTCACCGGGCGCTCCAGTCAGACCGGCGCTTATCCGCAAGGATTAGCCTGGCGAGGCCGTCGTTTCCCTGGCGGGACACCTGATTTGCGCCAGTCGTTAAGTGATCCAGAGGCAACGCCATCCGCCCAGAAATCCCATCCGGCTATGACAGAGGTGCGACAGGACGTTTGCGCGCGGCAACGCGGGAGACGGAAGAACACCGGCGAACCTGTGACCGATTATTTTGATCATGCTCAAGTGCGACCGCCCGGACCGCCTGTCAACGCCGCCGGGTCGAACCTCGCCACGTCCGCCAGCAACTCGCAGAACGCGCGGGCGCCGTGCGCGAGCAGCCGCTCTCCCTTCTCCGCGGAGGCCTGCGTCGCGTCGCCGGCGGCCCCGCTGGGATGAAGGTCCTGAGCCTGCCATGCGAAAGGCGCGGGCCGTTGTGTGCCGAGCCAGCGATAGGTTTTCTCGATCGCAATGCTTGCGGGGCTGAAATCGGCTATGCGGTCGCTGCGGACCCGGTCCGGGTAGCGGGCCAGCATGATCGAGGTTTCGACCGCGCCGCCGTGAACGCCGTGGCGCAGCTCCTGCGCATCGAACAGGCCGTCGGGCACGCCGAAGCGCGCCCACGCCGTGGTGACCGCGAGCATCCGATGCCGCGCGCGCAAGTCCTGCGCCACCATCGACATCGCGGCGCTGTTGCCGCCATGGCTGGATACCATGACGATCTTTCTGATTCCGCGCCGCGCGGCCTCTTCGCCGAGCGCGGTCCAGGCCCTGAGCGCCGCCTCGTTGGACAGCGTCCGGGTGCCCGGAAAATCCATGTGCTCCGTGGAAATGCCGATCGGCTGCACCGGCAGGAAAGTCGCCGGGATCTCCTGCGGCAGCCATTCGCGGACCTTGGCGAGGTAAGCCTCCGCGATCAGCACGTCGGTGGTGAGTGGCAGATGCGGTCCGTGCTGCTCGGTGGCCGCCAGCGGCAGCACCGCGATCCAGTTTGCAGCGGCTTCGGGTGCAACGCCGGGCCAATCGATGGCCAGCCAGTCGAAGGGGGGCGTTGGGATCATTTCGCGCGGCGTTTCATTGAACGGGAATGCAGGTTATAGCGTTGTTTCAAGCGGCATGGACACCGTTTCGCGCCAAGGCGCGTTCAAATCAAAGCCATAATGCCCGCTTCATGGGCCAGAACGATCGAGGAGCCGAAGGATGAGCCTTGCCTTTTTGCTGCGAAGACTGACCGTCGCAATCGGGCTTGCGCTTGGCGTCGCCTCATCCGCCGCGGCCGAACCGGCGCTGGACAGGGTCTCCTTTGGCACCAACTGGGTGGCGGAGGGTGAGCACGGCGGTTTCTTTCAAGCCCTGGCCGACGGCACCTACAGAAAATTCGGTCTCGACGTGACCATCGTTCCGGGCGGCCCGAATGTGAACAACCGGGTTCTGCTGATCGCCGGCAAGCTCGACTTCTTCATGACCGCGAACACCCTTCAGTCGTTCGATGCGGTCGCCAACAACGTGCCGGTCGTGGCGGTGGCCGCGATGTTCCAGAAGGACCCGCAGGTTTTTCTCGCCCACCCGGAATCGAAGGTGACAACGATCGAGGACCTGAAGCCGCTTAATCTGTTCATCTCCAAGGAAGGCATCGCAAGCTACTTCCAGTGGCTCAAGTCCGAGTATGGATTCAGCGCCGGGAAGATCAGGCCTTACACGTTCAACGCGCAGCCTTTTCTGGCCGACAAGAAAAGCGCGATGCAGGGCTACGTGACATCCGAACCGTTCGCGGTGGAACGGCAGGCCGGCTTCAAGCCGACCGTGATCCTGCTCGCGGATGCCGGGTTCAATCCGTACTCGACCCTGATCGAGACACGCCGCGATCTGGTCGAGACCAAACAGGATCTGGTGCAGCGGTTCGTTGATGCCTCGATCATCGGCTGGTACACCTACCTCTACGGCGACAACACCGCCGGCAACGCCATGATCAAGAAGCTCAATCCCGAAATGACCGACGACCTTCTGGCGTATTCGGTGGCGAAGATGAAAGAGCACGGCATCGTCGACTCGGGCGACTCCTTGCGCGACGGCATCGGCGCCATGACCGATGTGCGTTATGCTGGTCTGTTCGACCAGATGGTGCGGGCCGGCGTGGTGCGACGGGATCTCGATTACCGCAAGGCATACACCCTGCAATTCGTGAACAAGGGTGTCGGTCTGGATTTGCGACCCAGGAACT
It includes:
- a CDS encoding amylo-alpha-1,6-glucosidase, whose product is MMATKRAARMTSAPSEALSESPFYIPMTGPSARPRRTLKHDDTFVVLDSHGDIGASAGGPDGLFNSDTRYLARLELHLNDMQPLLLGSNLRNDNSGLTVDLTNPDIYDGDRIVFHKDTIHIVRTTFLWRGTAYQRIGLQNHGEQTASIALSLRFDNDFADLFEVRGERRERRGTGASELADPATVVLSYTGVDDIVRTSRLHFAPRPTRLTVNSAVYQIDLPPQQTTEIFLTVSCNKPETERPVAFYRGLLAHHREMRRAWSHTTSIETSNDVFNEVLCQSMADLNILMTQTPQGRYPYAGIPWYSTTFGRDGLITALQMLWIDPGIARGVLRRLAAFQAKTVDPLADAEPGKILHEMRGGEMAALREVPFERYYGSVDSTPLFVLLAGLYVERTGDESILKELWPAIEAALGWIDGPGDPDGDGFVEYRRASEQGLANQGWKDSFDAIFHADGTLAEGNIALAEVQGYVFAAKRAAARCARALGLTDRAGELDRAAERLARRFEETFWLPDLGTYALALDGEKRPCQVRTSNAGQLLFTGMVREDRARLVAADLMRPAFFTGWGIRTVALGEARYNPMSYHNGSIWPHDNALIALGLGRYGLKHSVEQVFKGLFDAASYMDLRRLPELFCGFRREPRRGPTLYPVACLPQAWASATPFTLLEAALGLEFDPARSEIRLRNPRLPAFLNEMILRRLHLGESTVDLRLRRHDEDVSVEVLRTQGHVQVSMVLSR
- a CDS encoding creatininase family protein produces the protein MIPTPPFDWLAIDWPGVAPEAAANWIAVLPLAATEQHGPHLPLTTDVLIAEAYLAKVREWLPQEIPATFLPVQPIGISTEHMDFPGTRTLSNEAALRAWTALGEEAARRGIRKIVMVSSHGGNSAAMSMVAQDLRARHRMLAVTTAWARFGVPDGLFDAQELRHGVHGGAVETSIMLARYPDRVRSDRIADFSPASIAIEKTYRWLGTQRPAPFAWQAQDLHPSGAAGDATQASAEKGERLLAHGARAFCELLADVARFDPAALTGGPGGRT
- a CDS encoding ABC transporter substrate-binding protein, giving the protein MSLAFLLRRLTVAIGLALGVASSAAAEPALDRVSFGTNWVAEGEHGGFFQALADGTYRKFGLDVTIVPGGPNVNNRVLLIAGKLDFFMTANTLQSFDAVANNVPVVAVAAMFQKDPQVFLAHPESKVTTIEDLKPLNLFISKEGIASYFQWLKSEYGFSAGKIRPYTFNAQPFLADKKSAMQGYVTSEPFAVERQAGFKPTVILLADAGFNPYSTLIETRRDLVETKQDLVQRFVDASIIGWYTYLYGDNTAGNAMIKKLNPEMTDDLLAYSVAKMKEHGIVDSGDSLRDGIGAMTDVRYAGLFDQMVRAGVVRRDLDYRKAYTLQFVNKGVGLDLRPRNLQIK
- a CDS encoding carbohydrate porin, with product MQPAQALKRATCALAGLAASLLAQNGFAQAADFPAVRKARPLTAIDWSGFYVGGHAGFGGGRSAATLFDPAPAAGRNVFGGLIGGIQAGYNVRLPSGLLLGLEADVSFPSYIESNSFVSGLATARSDITHQWDFIGTARARFGYAAGPWLAYATGGLAFAGDRYLNDLPSGDQEKMLDARFGWVAGAGLEYAFAPYWSARLEYLHYQFEGTGVQFPSAAQYAATMNFQSIRVGLNRRLGGSLPGTGPAEPPAGLESDRWEVHGQTVYLGQGYPSFRAPYSGPNSLSPAAQHQATWSNALFLNARLWDGGEVYYNPELLQGFGLSDTVGVAGFPSGEAQKSNFPYPRYNTSRLFVRQTFGFGGEQEDLASDPGQIAGKADISRLTLQAGKMAVIDMFDGNVYAKDTRADFMNWSLWAPGAFDYAADRLGLTYGVTAELNQKQWALRGGYFLMNSESNADSFDTQVFRRGEYVVELETRFSLFGRPGRLRSLGWLNSAFMGSYREALNDPANLDISRTRMGRIKYGYAINVEQAVTDDIGLFGRWSWNDGRTEIMAFTDIDASLSLGTSIKGTGWGRPEDTIGIGGAINALSRDHRDFIAAGGLSVLIGDGRLNYRRERILETYYAFALNRWVTLTADYQFITNPGYNADRGPVHVFSGRLRGEF